CAAAATATACAGTTCCAAAATGCAGGTCTTTTGGCGTACAGTGATGCTGCGTACAATCCGGAAATTGCAAAAGAAGAAGCTGATCTTGGAGTTTTTCTTAGAAATGTTAGTAACAACCATACTGTATTTGTTCAAGCTGCTGCAAAAAATGTTTGCTCTGTTTTGCAGGCTGAAGCTATTGGATTATCACTGTCGGCTGAGGTGGTTAAAGCTCTAGAATGAAATACTGCTATTTTCTTATCTGATTGCAGGAATCTTGTCCAGGTGGCTAAAGCAAGAAACCTTTTAGAGAGTCCAGGAGATTGGAGGATAAGACCTATGCTTGCTGAATTTCTTAATCACACTTCTTTTCTTTCATCATGTGAAGTCAGGTCTATACCTAGGAATGGGAATGTCATTGCTCATTCCCTAGTTAAGAAAGCTTTTATGCAAAGAGCTGTCTCTAGTTCTTCAATCTTATGCAGCAAATCTTCTGAATGTAAAGCTCAACAAGCTTTAAACTTTATCTCCTTTCCTTTTGAAAAGTTGATCTCTATACACTGTTTGGGTTGCAAATAAATAAAATCAAGGGCACTATTTGAGGGCAAAAAAAAAACATGTTAAATGCACCGAAACAAGCCCAAAGGCACAGCAGGAGCGGTGCAGAAGAAACACTGAATCGGCCACACTACTCCTGGACCTGgtaaaagggaaagaaagggactCGTCCATCCATGCCCGTGGACCAGAGCAGCCCGCGGCGCACGCTGTCGGCTCAAACCGGGCACCGGCGTGGGAAGTTGCTCCGCCAGGAAGCAACCGAATGAATTTCCGCTCGTGGCTTAATTTTCATTTCCTTTGCGTCCCCATCAGCCGCGTGCCCCGTTCACTTCACACGCCTCTTCCGACGCAGGCCGTAGAGTCCGCGTGTGCCCATTCCCACTCGTCTCGAGCTGTTGGAGTGGTTGGCACCACACGCGGCGCCCGATTAGTGGAGGTTCCATCTCATTATTTCCTTCGACCACCTAGTAAATCAAATTGGTTAGTGGTGCCGACGGAGACGGAGGGTGGGTCGGTCGCTTTCTCGCCGATCGCCATCTTTTCGCGCGTTCCGACCTGCGCTGCCGAGCAATGAGACTTAATTTGAGAGACGCGCGGCGACGACGACATGGGTCGTGAGCTCATGCAGCGGTAGCTCCACACCGGCGACCAGTAGCCCGCAGCTCTCGTTTTTTTCTATATATATTAGGCCTCGCGCTCCCGATCGAACGTAACAACTCCGCTCATTGCCCATAGGCCATAGCCACGCCAGACGAGCGCCTCCATACCCCCTCTACTCTACGTGCTCGAGCTTGGGATCGAGCATGTCGTCGAGAGCGCCGCCGGTGGAGCTCGACTTCCTCGGCCTCCGCGCCGCTGCCCCCAGCGAACAACACGGCAAGAGCAccggctcctcctccgccttgtcGTCCATCCGAGGTCCGAAACTCCGAATGTCAGATTATTCTAGTTTATCCCTGCCTCTTGTGTGTCTGTGTATGCGCGCGCGAATGCTGACTGGAACTGCATGGATGCGTGCGGGCAGGGATGGAGACGAGCGCTATAGCGAGGATAGACCCCCAGCTGCTGCGCCGTGTCGTCGTCGCCCGCTCGCCGGCGACCACGGAAGAGCCGCCAGCGGCTCCCAGTCCCATGACGGTCTTCTACAACGGCTCCGTTGCCATCTTCGATGTCTCCCACCACAAGGTGATTATCAATCTCCGCGCCTGTAGCTTCATTTGCATATTACTCTTCTCTTCGTTAGACTCTCAACTTCGACCATCTGATAAGACAGTTTGTTACTAGTATATTTAGATGCATACATTCGGTACGCATGTAAACTGTTCAAAACAATAATTGTTGTTGTTCAGATGTACCTTAAAGCACTTAGTCCGATGTCAGATTTCCAAAAATGAACTTACATATTTCTTTTGATTAGAGAGAATTAAGGTATGCATATAAAAGTA
The window above is part of the Triticum aestivum cultivar Chinese Spring chromosome 2A, IWGSC CS RefSeq v2.1, whole genome shotgun sequence genome. Proteins encoded here:
- the LOC123189081 gene encoding protein TIFY 9; amino-acid sequence: MSSRAPPVELDFLGLRAAAPSEQHGKSTGSSSALSSIRGMETSAIARIDPQLLRRVVVARSPATTEEPPAAPSPMTVFYNGSVAIFDVSHHKAEAIMQMARDVKMAERRDLGNNTPVGNSRRDIPLARTKSLQQFLVKRKERLTRMGPYHPGATTVSGNSLGVKKEAEAA